One region of Salvia miltiorrhiza cultivar Shanhuang (shh) chromosome 3, IMPLAD_Smil_shh, whole genome shotgun sequence genomic DNA includes:
- the LOC131019022 gene encoding uncharacterized protein LOC131019022 translates to MPAATKRSNYYPPETVLICRLYLEHTHDSVVGVDQKGAKFWGSLCTQYNAEKPRGSISRDVSQIKSHFQRVAKDSKRFEAMHKRCHDQWKSGMSDGQIVEQAEAMWLAEYRVPFRYPHAWKILRESKKFASLGEDVHSDVHSDKRLKGSDGLPTTTSSDASISTRPQGQKAAKRDKRKAISVVAITYIAIFTVAVPLTIYVVAIPLLA, encoded by the exons atgccgGCGGCCACCAAACGTAGCAACTATTATCCGCCAGAAACGGTGCTAATTTGTCGTTTGTATCTCGAGCACACCCACGACTCTGTGGTGGGTGTCGACCAAAAAGGGGCGAAGTTTTGGGGCTCCCTCTGCACCCAATACAACGCTGAAAAGCCCCGAGGATCTATTTCACGCGACGTCTcgcaaatcaaatctcactttcaacgGGTGGCGAAGGATTCCAAGAGGTTTGAGGCCATGCACAAAAGATGTCACGATCAATGGAAATCAGGCATGAGTGATGGTCAAATCGTGGAGCAAGCAGAGGCAATGTGGCTAGCCGAGTACCGTGTTCCGTTCCGGTATCCGCATGCATGGAAGATCTTGCGCGAGTCCAAGAAATTTGCAAGTCTCGGCGAGGATGTCCACTCCGATGTCCATTCGGACAAACGATTAAAGGGCTCCGACGGTCTTCCCACAACGACTTCTAGCGACGCGAGTATCTCCACCCGGCCCCAAGGGCAAAAGGCGGCCAAGAGAGACAAACGgaaag CAATTTCCGTGGTTGCAATCACATACATAGCAATTTTCACTGTTGCAGTCCCGTTGACAATTTACGTTGTTGCGATCCCGTTGCTCGCCTAG